In a genomic window of Penaeus monodon isolate SGIC_2016 chromosome 27, NSTDA_Pmon_1, whole genome shotgun sequence:
- the LOC119590826 gene encoding uncharacterized protein LOC119590826 (The sequence of the model RefSeq protein was modified relative to this genomic sequence to represent the inferred CDS: added 56 bases not found in genome assembly), with protein sequence MPYKLRISEEEVRAELMRLGFTNLPDETVEVFRRDLLKLIKSDLRKLRQDKQLLESSREDTTYLSPPVTLGRHGLTREKVKRPEASTPLSPGRPVSSTKPSSKGSKHLNADSTTSSASDEDTTVESGYSDFESESSRPSYSSEEVDDSSSSIYLLRRNGQAGARPQAIDPSAKRGAFRPSQRESKDSAEDSHRDSQESAFDSHKVTEDSSVDSHRGFKDSAVAAPKSLAKERQEVAVRPKKKPVKATDSLPGYPRRPDPVNLYHF encoded by the exons ATGCCTTATAAACTAAGGATATCTGAGGAGGAGGTACGGGCAGAATTAATGAGACTGGGTTTCACTAACTTACCAGATGAAACGGTGGAAGTTTTTCGTCGAG ACCTCCTCAAGCTGATTAAAAGTGACCTCCGTAAGCTTAGGCAGGACAAACAGTTATTGGAAAGCTCAAGGGAAGATACAACATACCTGAGCCCCCCTGTTACATTAGGTAGACACGGTCTCACTCGAGAGAAGGTAAAGCGGCCGGAAGCATCAACACCTCTCTCACCTGGAAGGCCAGTGAGTTCAACAAAGCCGAGTAGTAAGGGTTCTAAGCATCTGAATGCTGACAG TACAACTTCATCAGCAAGTGATGAGGATACTACTGTAGAAAGTGGATACTCAGACTTTGAGAGTGAGTCTTCTAGGCCATCCTACTCCTCGGAGGAAGTAGATGACTCATCCTCCTCCATTTACCTATTAAGAAGAAATGGCCAAGCAGGAGCCAGACCTCAGGCAATCGACCCATCAGCCAAGAGAGGGGCTTTCCGACCGTCGCAAAGAGAATCCAAAGACTCGGCAGAAGATTCACATCGAGATTCCCAGGAGTCAGCATTTGATTCACACAAGGTGACAGAAGACTCTTCGGTAGATTCTCACAGAGGGTTCAAGGACTCTGCTGTTGCAGCCCCAAAGAGTTTGGCTAAGGAGAGGCAAGAAGTTGCAGTCAGACCTAAGAAAAAACCTGTGAAGGCTACTG